A single region of the Micropterus dolomieu isolate WLL.071019.BEF.003 ecotype Adirondacks linkage group LG02, ASM2129224v1, whole genome shotgun sequence genome encodes:
- the LOC123983373 gene encoding immunoglobulin lambda-1 light chain-like isoform X1 → MLGTLCTLITALTCVSGVTVVTQKPPVVTLRKGETATMDCNLGTVTDRGARWYKQNPGEAPQFVLSFHHLQSSPSYGSGFSSPKFTSTHQSQTDYRLMINNVEEGDSVVYHCMAWDGSADAAVFGQGTKLIVTSSSLPPPVLTVFPPSSAELQSSKATLVCLSSQSGPFADVSWFAAGSPVSSGISTSTAVQQPDKTFQISSYLAIQTSDWNMDKVYTCKVSLGSQTSEKNINKSDCPTEE, encoded by the exons ATGCTGGGGACCCTCTGCACTCTCATCACTGCTCTAACAT GTGTGAGTGGTGTGACGGTGGTGACACAGAAGCCTCCTGTTGTGACGCTGAGGAAAGGAGAGACAGCCACCATGGACTGTAACCTGGGGACTGTTACTGACAGAGGAGCTCGCTGGTATAAACAGAATCCTGGAGAAGCTCCTCAGTTTGTCTTATCTTTCCATCATCTTCAGAGCTCTCCATCCTATGGCTCTGGTTTCTCCTCTCCAAAGTTCACATCTACTCATCAGTCACAAACAGATTATCGACTAATGATCAACAATGTGGAGGAGGGAGACTCAGTGGTCTATCACTGTATGGCATGGGATGGCTCTGCTGATGCAGCT GTATTCGGACAAGGCACCAAGCTGATTGTGACAA GCTCCagtctccctcctcctgtcctgacAGTCTTCCCTCCGTCCAGTGCTGAGCTCCAGTCCAGCAAAGCCACTCTGGTCTGTCTGTCCAGTCAGTCTGGGCCTTTTGCAGATGTGAGCTGGTTTGCTGCTGGGAGTCCAGTGAGCAGTGGGATCTCTACCAGCACCGCTGTTCAGCAACCAGACAAGACTTTCCAAATCAGCAGCTATCTGGCCATCCAGACGTCAGACTGGAACATGGATAAGGTTTACACAtgtaaagtgtctttgggcTCCCAGACTTCAGAGAAAAACATCAACAAGTCAGACTGTCCCACTGAAGAATAG
- the LOC123983373 gene encoding immunoglobulin lambda-1 light chain-like isoform X2, whose amino-acid sequence MLGTLCTLITALTCVSGVTVVTQKPPVVTLRKGETATMDCNLGTVTTSAARWYKQIPGGVPQFVLYFHHSSSSPTYGSGFSSPKFTSTHQSQSDYRLIINNVEEGDSAVYYCKTWDSSVNEYAFGQGTKLIVTSSSLPPPVLTVFPPSSAELQSSKATLVCLSSQSGPFADVSWFAAGSPVSSGISTSTAVQQPDKTFQISSYLAIQTSDWNMDKVYTCKVSLGSQTSEKNINKSDCPTEE is encoded by the exons ATGCTGGGGACCCTCTGCACTCTCATCACTGCTCTAACAT GTGTGAGTGGTGTGACGGTGGTGACACAGAAGCCTCCTGTTGTGACGCTGAGGAAGGGAGAGACAGCCACCATGGACTGTAACCTGGGGACTGTTACTACCAGTGCTGCTCGCTGGTATAAACAGATTCCTGGAGGAGTTCCTCAGTTTGTCTTATATTTTCATCACAGCTCAAGCTCTCCAACCTATGGCTCTGGTTTCTCTTCACCCAAGTTCACATCTACTCATCAGTCTCAATCAGATTATCGTTTGATCATCAACAACGTGGAGGAGGGAGACTCAGCAGTCTATTACTGTAAAACATGGGACAGCTCTGTGAATGAGTACGC ATTCGGACAAGGCACCAAGCTGATTGTGACAA GCTCCagtctccctcctcctgtcctgacAGTCTTCCCTCCGTCCAGTGCTGAGCTCCAGTCCAGCAAAGCCACTCTGGTCTGTCTGTCCAGTCAGTCTGGGCCTTTTGCAGATGTGAGCTGGTTTGCTGCTGGGAGTCCAGTGAGCAGTGGGATCTCTACCAGCACCGCTGTTCAGCAACCAGACAAGACTTTCCAAATCAGCAGCTATCTGGCCATCCAGACGTCAGACTGGAACATGGATAAGGTTTACACAtgtaaagtgtctttgggcTCCCAGACTTCAGAGAAAAACATCAACAAGTCAGACTGTCCCACTGAAGAATAG